The Clostridium aceticum genomic interval GAGCATCATATAGGGGGTTGGATTATGTTAGACAGTATAAATGATATTTTTATGTTAAATGAAATTGGTACTATCACTACCTTGAGGGAAGTAATCATTACAATTGTAATTAGTTCTCTTTTAGGATTAATGATTTCTTATACCTATACGAAAACCTATAAGGGCAGATTTTATTCTCAAACCTTTGCTCAAACTTTAATTATTGTAGGGATCGTTATTTCCATCATTATTGTTGCCATCGGCAGCAATATCGCCAGAGCCTTCAGTTTGGCAGGAGCTCTATCTATTATACGTTTTAGGAGCACCATAGGAGATCCAAGGGATATAGCCTTTATCTTCTTTGTATTAGGTGCAGGGTTGGCCTCAGGTGCAGGACTTTTTATACCTGCTATTGTTTTTGTTGCTATGCTATGTGCTTTGATCTTTATTTTATACCATTTAGATTATGGGGCAAAAAAAGAAAAACAAAAAATCTTAAAAATTATGGTGCCAGAAAACTTGAATTTTGAAGGACTGTTTGACGATCTTTTGCAGCAGCACCTTAAAGAGTTTTCTCTCATGAGCATAAGAACCACCAACTTAGGTACCATGTTTGAGTTGATGTATTCCATAAAAACCAAAGAAGAGACAGAAGAGAAGGTTTTAATGGACGATATCCGTGCTAGAAATGGTAATCTCAATGTGGTTATTTTATTGGATGAACAGTTACTGGATATATAAAGAGAAAAAAAGGCAGCGAAGCATATCAAGCTTTCGCTGCCTCTTTATTTTATATTCATAGGCGTTAACTTAACACAATTATTAGTAAAATCCTCTTGAACTGTCATCCTGAGGGTAGCGAAGGATCTAGCCCTTTAGATCTGAAACCAAGATCCTTCGTTGTCATTCAGGATGACTGAGCCTTATCATGAACAGAGCCTTTATTTAAAAGAAATTTTCCTTGACAA includes:
- a CDS encoding DUF4956 domain-containing protein — encoded protein: MLDSINDIFMLNEIGTITTLREVIITIVISSLLGLMISYTYTKTYKGRFYSQTFAQTLIIVGIVISIIIVAIGSNIARAFSLAGALSIIRFRSTIGDPRDIAFIFFVLGAGLASGAGLFIPAIVFVAMLCALIFILYHLDYGAKKEKQKILKIMVPENLNFEGLFDDLLQQHLKEFSLMSIRTTNLGTMFELMYSIKTKEETEEKVLMDDIRARNGNLNVVILLDEQLLDI